In Parafrankia irregularis, a single genomic region encodes these proteins:
- a CDS encoding SDR family NAD(P)-dependent oxidoreductase produces MEISGNSALVVGGTGGLGEATVRRLHAAGAKVVVADVADEKGKALESELGIRYVRTDATSEEDILAAIAEAKALGPLRISVDTHGGPAAGGRLVGKDGTPHALDAFTTTITYYLTSVFNVTRLVAAAIAQEEPLEGGARGAIVNTASIAGFEGQIGQIAYAAAKGGVISMTLVAARDLSPLGIRVNAIAPGTINTPAYGKAADKLEAYWGPQVPFPKRMGQSVEYGSLAEQLITNDYLNGEVIRLDGALRFPPK; encoded by the coding sequence ATGGAGATCAGCGGAAACTCCGCGCTCGTCGTCGGTGGGACCGGCGGCCTGGGCGAGGCCACCGTCCGCCGCCTGCACGCCGCGGGCGCGAAGGTCGTGGTGGCCGACGTCGCGGACGAGAAGGGCAAGGCCCTCGAGTCCGAGCTGGGCATTCGCTACGTCCGCACCGACGCCACCTCGGAGGAGGACATCCTCGCCGCGATCGCCGAGGCCAAGGCGCTCGGCCCGCTGCGGATCTCGGTCGACACCCACGGCGGCCCGGCCGCCGGTGGGCGCCTCGTCGGCAAGGACGGCACGCCGCACGCCCTGGACGCCTTCACCACGACCATCACGTACTACCTCACCTCGGTGTTCAACGTGACCCGGCTGGTGGCCGCGGCCATCGCACAGGAGGAGCCGCTGGAAGGCGGCGCCCGGGGCGCCATCGTCAACACCGCCTCGATCGCCGGCTTCGAGGGCCAGATCGGCCAGATCGCGTACGCCGCCGCCAAGGGCGGCGTCATCTCCATGACGCTGGTCGCCGCGCGTGACCTGTCGCCGCTGGGCATCCGGGTGAACGCGATCGCGCCGGGCACAATCAACACCCCGGCCTACGGCAAGGCCGCCGACAAGCTGGAGGCCTACTGGGGCCCGCAGGTCCCGTTCCCGAAGCGGATGGGCCAGTCGGTCGAGTACGGCTCGCTCGCCGAGCAGCTCATCACCAACGACTACCTCAACGGCGAGGTCATCCGCCTCGACGGCGCGCTGCGCTTCCCGCCCAAGTAG
- the meaB gene encoding methylmalonyl Co-A mutase-associated GTPase MeaB, with protein sequence MNILENVAAARAGSLRAVGRLLSMAEGAGRGELLAVLEPAPIRVLGVTGPPGAGKSTTIGALVGAYRERGLRVAVLAVDPSSPYSGGALLGDRIRMAAHTTDPGVLIRSLAARGHLGGLSAAVPAAVRVLAALGYDLVLLETVGVGQSEIEIAAVADPTLVVLTPGAGDAVQAAKAGLLEVADLLVVNKADRDGAEQTVRELRQETDVPVLTLVASRGEGLPALLDAIDAHHRADTVARRTARAHAQILSLAQSRLREHPDLAALAADVAQGRRDPYTAAELLLGGTEDARTEDARTEDARAAGVLRPGS encoded by the coding sequence ATGAACATTCTGGAGAATGTCGCCGCCGCGCGCGCTGGTTCACTGCGCGCTGTCGGGCGGTTGCTCAGCATGGCCGAGGGCGCCGGCCGCGGCGAGCTGCTGGCGGTGCTCGAACCGGCCCCGATCCGGGTGCTGGGAGTGACCGGTCCGCCCGGCGCCGGCAAGTCGACCACCATCGGCGCGCTGGTCGGCGCCTACCGGGAACGCGGGCTGCGGGTGGCGGTGCTCGCGGTCGACCCGTCCTCGCCGTACAGCGGCGGCGCGCTGCTGGGCGACCGCATCCGGATGGCGGCGCACACGACCGACCCGGGGGTGCTGATCCGTTCGCTGGCGGCCCGGGGCCACCTGGGCGGGCTGTCCGCGGCCGTGCCGGCGGCGGTCCGGGTGCTCGCCGCGCTCGGCTATGACCTGGTGCTGCTGGAGACCGTGGGCGTGGGCCAGTCCGAGATCGAGATCGCCGCGGTCGCGGACCCGACCCTCGTCGTGCTGACACCGGGCGCGGGGGACGCCGTCCAGGCCGCCAAGGCCGGCCTGCTGGAGGTCGCCGACCTGCTCGTGGTCAACAAGGCGGACCGCGACGGTGCCGAGCAGACCGTGCGCGAGCTGCGCCAGGAGACGGATGTGCCGGTGCTGACGCTGGTCGCCTCGCGGGGGGAGGGGCTGCCCGCCCTCCTCGACGCGATCGACGCCCACCACCGGGCGGACACGGTGGCCCGCCGGACGGCCCGGGCGCACGCCCAGATCCTGTCCCTGGCGCAGAGCCGCCTGCGTGAGCATCCCGACCTGGCGGCCCTGGCCGCCGACGTCGCGCAGGGCCGGCGCGACCCCTACACCGCCGCCGAGCTGCTGCTGGGCGGCACCGAGGACGCGCGCACCGAGGACGCGCGCACCGAGGACGCGCGCGCTGCGGGTGTGCTCAGGCCTGGCTCGTAG
- a CDS encoding acyl-CoA dehydrogenase family protein — translation MDFRDSPEEAAFRARLQAWLAENAKKFPTSGDEYWAKAGEWHQALHAAGFFGSTWPKAYGGQELPAVYDVIVDEELARAGAPARPSLGYLVIGLGRHGSEALRQRFLPGMINGTERWCQGFSEPGAGSDLASLTTTATLEGDHYVLHGHKIWTSYSDEADWCLVLARTDPAAPRHKGISGFIVSMHQPGIEQRPLPMMNGVTKEFGQVLFDGATVPVDQMVGAPGEGWKLAMTVVGHEREPSTLGFTARYGKTVRNLAATLDGPPSDELRWAAVQTEMLRLHVRRRLSEQLDEVSHGPDGSLDKLLMTWVEQSVGHACLASGGTRDPELLSTYLYSRAQSVMGGTSQIQKNIIAGRIIGLEV, via the coding sequence TTGGACTTTCGTGATTCGCCGGAGGAGGCCGCGTTCCGCGCGCGGCTGCAGGCGTGGCTGGCCGAGAACGCGAAGAAGTTCCCCACCTCGGGCGACGAGTACTGGGCGAAGGCGGGGGAGTGGCATCAGGCCCTGCACGCCGCCGGGTTCTTCGGGAGCACCTGGCCGAAGGCGTACGGGGGGCAGGAGCTGCCGGCCGTCTACGACGTGATCGTCGACGAGGAGCTGGCCCGCGCCGGCGCCCCGGCCCGGCCGAGCCTGGGCTACCTGGTGATCGGCCTGGGCCGGCACGGCAGCGAGGCGCTGCGCCAGCGGTTCCTGCCCGGGATGATCAACGGCACCGAGCGCTGGTGCCAGGGCTTCAGCGAGCCCGGCGCGGGCTCCGACCTGGCCTCGCTGACCACCACGGCCACCCTGGAGGGCGACCACTACGTCCTGCACGGCCACAAGATCTGGACGAGCTACTCCGACGAGGCCGACTGGTGCCTGGTGCTCGCCCGCACCGACCCGGCCGCGCCGCGGCACAAGGGCATCTCCGGGTTCATCGTGTCGATGCACCAGCCCGGCATCGAGCAGCGCCCGCTGCCGATGATGAACGGGGTGACCAAGGAGTTCGGCCAGGTCCTGTTCGACGGGGCGACGGTGCCGGTCGACCAGATGGTCGGCGCGCCCGGCGAGGGCTGGAAGCTGGCGATGACCGTCGTCGGGCACGAGCGGGAGCCCTCGACGCTCGGCTTCACCGCGCGGTACGGCAAGACCGTCCGCAACCTGGCGGCGACCCTCGACGGGCCGCCGTCGGACGAGCTGCGCTGGGCCGCGGTGCAGACCGAGATGCTCCGGCTGCACGTGCGCCGGCGGCTGTCCGAGCAGCTCGACGAGGTCAGCCACGGTCCGGACGGATCCCTGGACAAGCTGCTGATGACCTGGGTCGAGCAGTCGGTCGGGCACGCCTGCCTCGCCTCGGGCGGCACCCGTGACCCCGAGCTGCTGAGCACCTATCTGTACAGCCGCGCGCAGAGCGTCATGGGCGGCACGTCGCAGATCCAGAAGAACATCATCGCGGGACGGATCATCGGCCTCGAGGTCTGA
- a CDS encoding acyl-CoA dehydrogenase family protein produces MDVRLTTEQRDLRDAAARLADDLGPGSVLDLDDGERVERLEKAVAATGWRSLRSDGASGVEVALVVEEFARGLVDVPLLGPLLADDLRARLGDEAEAAEPVALAVGDEAVDARGLRGALGLRAAGDGGTVGVGGAGGTVGTVGVGEPVFGIDLTRTNAAASGPFEPVGEVSADAALRWHALALTVTTADILGAARGAYALACDYAKVRSQYGRTIGSFQAIAHLLAESLALIEGSVSVLRYAAWAVDELEPAEAVRAGQVAKVYTARAAQTICETSVQVHGGIGNTWECLAHVFLRRVLTSGALFPVSLEEIDLGLS; encoded by the coding sequence ATGGACGTACGTCTGACCACTGAGCAACGCGACCTGCGGGACGCGGCCGCGCGGCTCGCCGACGACCTCGGCCCCGGATCCGTGCTGGATCTCGACGACGGCGAGCGCGTCGAGCGGCTGGAGAAGGCGGTCGCTGCCACCGGCTGGCGGTCGCTGCGCTCCGACGGCGCCTCCGGGGTGGAGGTCGCCCTCGTCGTCGAGGAGTTCGCCCGCGGGCTGGTCGACGTCCCGCTGCTCGGGCCGCTGCTCGCCGACGACCTGCGCGCGCGGCTCGGGGACGAGGCCGAGGCGGCCGAGCCGGTGGCGCTCGCTGTAGGCGACGAGGCGGTCGACGCCCGCGGTCTGCGTGGCGCGCTCGGCCTGCGCGCGGCCGGCGACGGCGGCACGGTCGGTGTCGGCGGTGCCGGCGGCACGGTCGGCACGGTCGGTGTCGGCGAGCCCGTGTTCGGGATCGACCTGACCCGGACCAACGCCGCGGCCAGCGGGCCCTTCGAGCCGGTCGGCGAGGTCTCCGCGGATGCCGCGCTGCGCTGGCACGCGCTGGCGCTCACCGTGACGACCGCCGACATCCTGGGCGCGGCCCGCGGCGCGTACGCGCTGGCGTGCGACTACGCCAAGGTGCGCTCGCAGTACGGCCGCACCATCGGCTCGTTCCAGGCCATCGCCCACCTGCTCGCCGAGAGCCTCGCGCTGATCGAGGGCTCGGTGAGCGTGCTGCGCTACGCGGCGTGGGCCGTCGACGAGCTGGAGCCCGCCGAGGCGGTTCGCGCCGGCCAGGTCGCCAAGGTCTACACCGCCCGGGCGGCGCAGACCATCTGCGAGACGTCCGTGCAGGTCCACGGCGGTATCGGCAACACCTGGGAGTGCCTGGCCCACGTCTTCCTGCGGCGCGTGCTGACATCCGGCGCGCTGTTCCCGGTTTCTCTGGAGGAGATCGACCTTGGACTTTCGTGA
- a CDS encoding TetR/AcrR family transcriptional regulator, producing MAQKTELPVSTTKEEPAWKQRAVERSTRAAKIRAEQRVVQFLDAAQAIIAEKGSLDLTVQEVVDRSRQSLRSFYQHFSGKHELLLALFENALSESAEEIRAATETEPDPVGQLQIAVRLLFEQSHTDQARQRRPLFTDFAPQLLVSHPAEVRVAHAPLLTLITEMMTRAAEAGQLRTGLRPRRAAAMVMQTAMFLSQSNGVAASENAHPITVDEAWEFCFSGFAGPGAVTGSATSQA from the coding sequence ACGAAGGAAGAGCCTGCCTGGAAGCAGCGTGCCGTCGAACGCTCGACCCGGGCCGCCAAGATCCGGGCCGAGCAGCGGGTGGTCCAGTTCCTGGACGCCGCCCAGGCGATCATCGCCGAGAAGGGCTCCCTCGACCTCACCGTCCAGGAGGTCGTCGACCGGTCCCGCCAGTCGCTGCGCAGCTTCTACCAGCACTTCAGCGGCAAGCACGAACTGCTGCTCGCCCTGTTCGAGAACGCGCTGAGCGAGTCGGCCGAGGAGATCCGCGCCGCCACCGAGACCGAGCCCGACCCCGTCGGCCAGCTGCAGATCGCCGTCCGGCTGCTGTTCGAGCAGAGCCACACCGACCAGGCCCGGCAGCGCCGGCCGCTGTTCACGGACTTCGCCCCCCAGCTGCTGGTGTCGCATCCGGCCGAGGTCCGGGTGGCGCACGCGCCGCTGCTCACCCTCATCACCGAGATGATGACCCGGGCGGCGGAAGCCGGTCAGCTGCGTACCGGCCTACGGCCCCGCCGGGCGGCCGCGATGGTGATGCAGACCGCCATGTTCCTCTCCCAGTCCAACGGCGTCGCCGCGAGTGAGAACGCTCATCCCATCACCGTCGACGAGGCCTGGGAGTTCTGCTTCTCCGGCTTCGCCGGGCCGGGCGCGGTGACGGGCTCGGCTACGAGCCAGGCCTGA
- a CDS encoding ferredoxin--NADP reductase gives MPRPPLFQRATVTRIIRETADTRTFVLAPSSGPFTYRAGQFCTFRVEIDGEELLRSYSMSSAPETDTELMTTVKRVAGGRVSNWLIDNVAAGDEVEITRPFGVFCLQDNDAPLLGFCGGSGITPVISLAKSALASTKREVRLLCADRDAPSMIFEAALADLVARYPDRLTVVRHLDSDSGYLDAAAVLAFVGTDTDADVYVCGPEPFMDLVENAFPGPGKVFTERFGAAAVIAPEGDDAEGDGAASAEVEIEGTVTIILRNKKISVPRRPGETFLESARRGGLTPPFSCESGTCATCIAKLVEGTATMRVNEALTEEEIEEGYVLTCQGVPDSASAVVRYE, from the coding sequence ATGCCGAGACCCCCTCTGTTCCAGAGGGCGACCGTCACCCGGATCATCCGCGAGACCGCCGACACCCGCACCTTCGTCCTCGCTCCGAGCAGTGGTCCGTTCACCTACCGTGCCGGCCAGTTCTGCACGTTCCGGGTCGAGATCGACGGCGAGGAACTGCTGCGCTCCTATTCGATGTCCAGCGCGCCCGAGACCGACACCGAGCTGATGACGACCGTCAAGCGGGTGGCCGGCGGGCGGGTCTCCAACTGGCTCATCGACAATGTCGCCGCGGGTGACGAAGTCGAGATCACCCGGCCGTTCGGCGTGTTCTGCCTGCAGGACAACGACGCCCCGCTGCTGGGATTCTGCGGCGGCAGCGGCATCACGCCGGTCATCTCGCTGGCGAAAAGCGCTCTCGCCAGCACGAAGCGTGAGGTCCGGCTGCTGTGCGCCGACCGGGACGCGCCCTCGATGATTTTCGAGGCCGCCCTGGCCGACCTGGTCGCGCGGTATCCCGACCGGCTCACCGTGGTGCGTCACCTCGACAGCGACAGCGGCTATCTCGACGCCGCCGCCGTGCTGGCCTTCGTCGGCACCGACACCGACGCCGACGTCTACGTGTGCGGCCCCGAGCCGTTCATGGACCTCGTCGAGAACGCCTTTCCCGGCCCGGGCAAGGTCTTCACCGAGCGCTTCGGCGCCGCCGCGGTGATCGCCCCCGAAGGCGACGACGCCGAGGGCGACGGGGCGGCGAGCGCCGAGGTGGAGATCGAGGGCACCGTCACCATCATCCTGCGCAACAAGAAGATCTCGGTGCCCCGGCGGCCCGGTGAGACCTTCCTGGAGAGCGCCCGGCGCGGCGGGCTCACCCCGCCGTTCTCCTGCGAGTCCGGCACCTGCGCCACCTGTATCGCCAAGCTGGTGGAGGGCACGGCGACCATGCGCGTCAACGAGGCCCTCACCGAGGAGGAGATCGAGGAGGGCTACGTTCTCACCTGCCAGGGCGTCCCGGACTCGGCCTCGGCGGTCGTCCGGTACGAGTGA
- a CDS encoding PadR family transcriptional regulator — MSSATRLLVLGAIRIMQPVHGYHVRRELVTWRLEEVANVRPGSVYGAIRTLERDGCIAVHARDSESNRPERTAYVLTPEGEKEFTLLLREAWWTVRRPAEPLIPALCLMLFMPRDELVRALQSRVTALESELAEAAFTRGSIADGATGADGGIPEHVREIFDFTTGRIRAEITWARQFIRRIRAGAYCFVGDPGFSAPGPDRATGPGPLPDSPATSGNDEAPFTQV, encoded by the coding sequence ATGTCCTCAGCGACCCGCCTGCTCGTTCTCGGTGCGATCCGGATCATGCAGCCCGTGCACGGCTACCACGTGCGCCGCGAACTGGTGACCTGGCGGCTCGAGGAGGTGGCCAACGTCCGTCCCGGCTCGGTCTACGGCGCGATCCGAACCCTGGAACGGGACGGGTGCATCGCGGTGCACGCGCGGGACAGCGAGAGCAACCGGCCGGAGCGGACGGCCTACGTCCTCACCCCGGAGGGCGAGAAGGAGTTCACCCTGCTGTTGCGGGAGGCGTGGTGGACGGTGCGCCGCCCGGCGGAACCGCTGATCCCCGCCCTGTGCCTGATGCTCTTCATGCCACGCGACGAGCTCGTCCGGGCGTTGCAGTCGCGCGTCACCGCCCTGGAGTCGGAGCTGGCCGAGGCCGCGTTCACCCGCGGCTCCATCGCCGACGGGGCCACCGGTGCCGACGGCGGGATCCCCGAGCACGTCCGCGAGATCTTCGACTTCACCACCGGCCGGATCCGCGCCGAGATCACCTGGGCCCGCCAGTTCATCCGCAGGATCCGCGCCGGCGCGTACTGCTTCGTCGGCGATCCCGGCTTCTCCGCCCCCGGGCCCGACCGCGCCACCGGTCCGGGCCCGCTCCCCGACAGTCCGGCCACCTCCGGCAATGACGAGGCTCCATTTACTCAAGTTTGA
- a CDS encoding class I adenylate-forming enzyme family protein: MSDQAALVFEERQYSLAHLEALTDGMAGALAKHGVRAGERVALMASNRPEFVLAVRAAWRLGAAIVALSPSWKQAEIEHALAITGARLAVGDQELLGNLLPMWHLDEPIPTGGGPFPATDPDADALLVFSSGTTGLPKAVRHTARSFATAVGQWRDVLGLTGADRIQVTTPPSHILGILNIVTALETGAWLRLHRRFDLDLVLRSIEHDRITVEMAVAPIALAMASHPALESYDLSSLRYIMWGATPVTASVAETVTRRTGVGWVPAYGASELPVIACNPLAGARLDSVGKAAPGVTLRVVSLETGAVLGPGETGEIQARSDSLMAGYLPAEATEDAFADGWYRTGDVGEIDADGWLRLTDRVREMVKVRGFQVAPAEVEGVLHGHPAVADCAVFGIPDPADGEALIAAVTVAAGTAAAGTTSAPVDADALVAWVGERLASYKRPRTVVFVDDIPRLPSGKVLRRVLKERYGRTSDH, from the coding sequence ATGAGTGATCAAGCCGCGCTCGTCTTCGAGGAACGGCAGTACAGCCTGGCACATCTTGAGGCGCTGACCGACGGGATGGCGGGAGCACTGGCGAAGCACGGGGTCCGGGCCGGTGAGCGGGTGGCGCTCATGGCCTCGAACCGACCCGAGTTCGTGCTCGCCGTCCGGGCGGCCTGGCGTCTGGGAGCCGCCATCGTAGCGCTGAGCCCCTCCTGGAAGCAGGCCGAGATCGAGCACGCGCTGGCCATCACCGGTGCCCGCCTGGCCGTCGGTGACCAGGAGCTGCTCGGGAACCTGCTGCCGATGTGGCACCTGGACGAGCCGATCCCCACCGGCGGCGGGCCGTTCCCGGCCACCGACCCGGACGCGGACGCGCTGCTGGTCTTCAGCTCGGGCACCACCGGCCTGCCCAAGGCGGTCCGGCACACGGCGAGATCCTTCGCCACCGCCGTCGGGCAGTGGCGCGACGTGCTGGGCCTGACCGGCGCCGACCGCATCCAGGTGACCACCCCGCCGTCACACATCCTGGGCATCCTCAACATCGTCACCGCGCTGGAGACCGGCGCCTGGTTACGCCTGCACCGCCGCTTCGACCTGGACCTGGTGCTGCGCTCGATCGAGCACGACCGGATCACCGTGGAGATGGCTGTCGCGCCGATCGCGCTGGCGATGGCCTCGCACCCGGCGCTGGAGTCCTACGACCTGTCGTCGCTGCGCTACATCATGTGGGGCGCCACCCCGGTCACCGCCAGCGTCGCCGAGACGGTCACCCGCCGCACCGGCGTCGGCTGGGTGCCCGCCTACGGGGCCAGCGAGCTGCCCGTCATCGCCTGCAACCCGCTGGCCGGCGCCCGGCTCGACAGCGTCGGGAAGGCCGCCCCCGGGGTGACCCTGCGCGTGGTCTCCCTGGAGACCGGCGCCGTGCTCGGCCCCGGCGAGACCGGCGAGATCCAGGCCCGCTCCGACTCGCTGATGGCCGGCTACCTGCCCGCCGAGGCCACCGAGGACGCCTTCGCCGACGGCTGGTACCGCACCGGTGACGTCGGTGAGATCGACGCCGACGGGTGGCTGCGGCTGACCGACCGGGTCCGGGAGATGGTCAAGGTCCGCGGGTTCCAGGTCGCCCCCGCCGAGGTCGAGGGCGTCCTGCACGGCCACCCGGCGGTGGCCGACTGCGCGGTGTTCGGCATCCCCGACCCCGCCGACGGCGAGGCCCTGATCGCGGCGGTGACGGTCGCGGCCGGGACAGCTGCGGCCGGGACGACGAGTGCCCCGGTGGACGCCGACGCGCTCGTCGCCTGGGTGGGCGAGCGGCTCGCCTCCTACAAGCGGCCACGCACGGTCGTGTTCGTCGACGACATCCCCCGCCTGCCGTCCGGCAAGGTACTGCGGCGAGTTCTCAAGGAGCGCTATGGACGTACGTCTGACCACTGA